The window AGGATGTCGACCGCGACCACGGAGGACAGCGCCGAGAACGCACCGTCGATCGACGAGTAGCAGGCGTTCAGGATGATCAGCACGTACAGCGCGATCAGGATCACCGGCAGACCCAGGTGGCTGATGACGTACGGCCCGATGCCGCCGGCGCCCGCGTCGCCGAGATCCTCTGGGGTCACCCCGAATCCGAGACCCACCAGGCCGAGCAGGCCGAGCACGATCGGGATCGGATAGAACCACAGCCCGGCCCACACGAAGGTGCGGCCCATCGACGCCGGCTTGAGCGCCCAGGCCTTCTGCCAGAACGTCTGGTCGGCCATCGTCGAGGCGAGCAGGCCCAGCGCCAGCGAGATGCCGAATGCCGCTGCGGCAGAACCGTCGAACGCGTCGAGGGTGTTCGCGCCGGCCTCGTCGACCTTCAGGAACACGAGCTCGGGTCCGCCGACCTTCTGCAGCACGAACAGCACGACGATCGCGGCGGGCACGGTGATGAGCAGGGTGTTGAACGTCGCGGTGATCGCCGAGGTCCACAACCCGCCGAAGTAGGAGTAGACGGTGACCGTCAGCAGCGTCAGGATCAGCACCGCGGTCGGATCGAGGCCGAAGACGACGCCCATCACCAGCACCACGCCGAACAGGTTGATGAAGATCTCGGCGAGTAGCCCGAGCAGCATCGCGACCAGCATCACCGTCGTCGCGGGCTTGTTCTGGAAACGCTCACGGATGAACTCGACGATCGTGTAGCCGGCCGGCATCTGACGGCGCAGCCGCAGCGCGAACGGCACCATCACCATGACCGCCAGGCCGTTGGGCACCACGAACCAGAGCAGGCCCGAGGTGCCGAACGAGAAGGCCTGCGCCGAGGACATCATCACCGCCATCGACCAGGTCCAGACGGCGATGACGGATCCGACGCCGAAGCCGAAACCGATGCGGCGGTCGGCAATCACGAAACCGTGGGTGTTCCTGACCATCGTGCGCACCGCGAAGGCCACGACGAACATCAGGGCACCCAGCCCGAGCATCAGCGCGATGCCGATGCCCGGTGAGAGGTTGGACGGGTGGAACACGCGGGACTCCTCGGGCGGGCTGACTCTCGCCGCAGTGCAGCGGCTGCGCCAGCTTCGTCGCCCCGGAGGCTTCGGAGAAGACTTGAACTCAGGGTGAGTCGAATCGTCCCAAGCGTTGTATCAGCGCCTAGGTGCCCTCGAACTGGTTCTGTCCGAGGCTGTCGACGAACCGCGGTCCGATCAGGTCGAGCTCGCGGCCGTACGCCTCGGCCCACCCGCCGAACGGATGGTGCGCGAGGTACTCGTTGCGGAAGCGGTCGTCCTCGGAGACCTCGGTGGTGCAGAACGACGGGATCGCGAGATCGACGACGGGTCCGTCGCGTTCGACCTCGGTCAGCACCAGCGGAGCGTTGCCGCCCAGGAACCGGTCGATCACCCAGCCGTCCTCACCCAGCCAGACCGACGACCGGATCTTGAGGACGACGTGGGCGGCGCGCGTGACGATCTGGCCGGCGACCAACGGATCGAGTTCACGCTCGGCCTCATAGCGGGTGCCGCCCGCGGCGGGGCCCTTGGCGGTCATGGTGCCGATCGCGTCGTCGCCGAGCGCCGTCACGAGATCGGAGACCTCCCGGTCCAGGTCCGCGGGCGCCGGGCCCTGCAGCCGGACCCGGACCGCGTAGCCGTCCGAGGCGAACAGATACGCCTGCGCGATCAGGACCGGGGACGGGTCGGACGCGGCGACGGCGGGCATGTCACGGACGAAGAACTTGCGTTCGAACTCGAAATCACCGATGCCGGAATCGGACATCTGGCGACGTTAACCCGGCCGCGGCCGGTTGTGTCGGCACGCGGTCCGTGTCCAGGCTTGAAAATCCCGCCGAAATTGATCAGAGTTGAGCGGAACAGACTCAACCTTGACGGCGTTGAGGAAGGCGAGAAGCATTTTTCCAGGGCCACCTCATGG is drawn from Mycolicibacterium gilvum and contains these coding sequences:
- a CDS encoding sodium:solute symporter family transporter — protein: MFHPSNLSPGIGIALMLGLGALMFVVAFAVRTMVRNTHGFVIADRRIGFGFGVGSVIAVWTWSMAVMMSSAQAFSFGTSGLLWFVVPNGLAVMVMVPFALRLRRQMPAGYTIVEFIRERFQNKPATTVMLVAMLLGLLAEIFINLFGVVLVMGVVFGLDPTAVLILTLLTVTVYSYFGGLWTSAITATFNTLLITVPAAIVVLFVLQKVGGPELVFLKVDEAGANTLDAFDGSAAAAFGISLALGLLASTMADQTFWQKAWALKPASMGRTFVWAGLWFYPIPIVLGLLGLVGLGFGVTPEDLGDAGAGGIGPYVISHLGLPVILIALYVLIILNACYSSIDGAFSALSSVVAVDILKQAKPDIAPKSLFRYTKTSILVAGVIGGIVVSSGIDYVELVTTVFFLKAALIIPLGLAIFWKRMTSTAFVASLVLAVAVGYPVRQYVGELAGIITLEGISLVAAVGISLLSRQTFDYGSLRRGDALAGDVITEAPVAEPDPVR